The genomic interval ATCCGCGAGTAGTGCATCTGTTTTTTGCAAGCGTCAAAAAATCCATTCTATTCTCACCTTATCCTTTTATCCTTTATCCGAGACCTTTATTCAGACTGTTATTTATACATTTTACACCCGTGAAGATAGCCGGAAGCATGGGGGTTGACTGCTCCGGATCAGTTTCTGTGAAAAGCTTGTAAGGGCAGAGCAATAAACTAAAATAAGAGACGGCAATATCGTACAAGAAGATCGTTCCGATTTCATATAAAGTGACCTCAGTCTTTTTTGAAGAGAGGAAAATGAAATGCAACAGGAAACAAGAACAGTAAAGTATGACCCTGAACTGAAGGTAGAAGCTTATTCTTTCATGGGCATAATGCAAAAATTTCCCAACCACTTTCATGACTATTACGTTATCGGCTTCATTGAAAGCGGAGAACGCTCCCTGTCGTGCAAAAACAGGGAATACATAGTGGAACCGGGAGATCTTCTGCTTTTTAATCCCCGGGACAATCACACCTGTGAGCAGACAGACGGGAAGACCCTCGACTACCGCTGCATCAATGTCCCTCCTGAGACAATGTGCAAGGCGGCTTTCGAAATCACGGGGAAAGAATATCTCCCATCCTTTTCGCCCACTGTAGTCTTCCGCAGTGATCAAGTTCCTTTGCTTCGTGAACTTCACAAGATAATAATGGAAGAAGAAAGGGATTTCAGAAAGGAAGAGATTTTTTTCTTTCTTCTCGAGCAGCTGATCGAGGAGCACAGTGAGAAAGAAACGGAAAGACCGTGCCCTGAAGAGAGCAGGGAAATAGGCATCATTTGCAGCCATCTTGAAAGAAATTACATGAAAAATATCACACTGGACGAGCTGAGCGAACTGACAGGCTTGAGCAAGTATTACCTTCTGCGGTCGTTCACAAAACAAAGAGGTATTTCTCCATACCGTTATCTCGAGACCATTCGCATCGACAGGGCGAAAAAGCTGCTCGAAAATGGAGTTTTGCCCATAGAAGCGGCTTTGCAGACCGGATTTACCGACCAGAGCCACTTTACAAACTTTTTCAAGAAATTCATCGGACTGACACCAAGGCAATATATGAATATTTTCAAGGACCTGTAACGTTAAGATCCTGGCATTCAAAGAGTTTTTTAAGAAAAGGGAGAATTAAAGAATGAACGGCAATGTTGAAAAATGTGTAATGATAATAGATCCTGAGCTGCCGACAGGTGTAATTGCAAACACTACCGCTATCCTGGGCATGACACTTGGAAAACGCTTCCCTGAACAGGTCGGGAATGATGTCACAGACGCTTCTGAGAAAACTCATCTTGGAATAATCACTGTACCTGTCCCCATACTGAAGGGCAGCAGGGAAATGCTGAAAGAATTAAGAGAAAACCTATACAAGACTGAATTCAACGATCTGACAGTGGTCGATTTTTCTGATGTCGCACAAGGCTGCATCACGTACGACGAATATATTTCCAAGGCGGCAGAGATACCGGAAAAGGATCACGTCTACCTTGGATTAGCAATATGCGGAGACAGGAAAAAAGTCAACAAGCTCACAGGTTCCATGCCCCTTTTAAGATGAGCTTTTAAATAGAACCCGTGCTTAAAACGAAGAGGACTCAAATCGATGGATCGGACTTTTTTCATCTCCCGCAGCATTTCTTATACTTTTTGCCGCTTCCACACGGACAGGGGTCATTTCTGCCTACCTTATGGTTTTTATTGCGTACAAAAACCTTCCCCGAAAAGGGAATAAGGTTTGTCCTTTCGGATCGCTTGAATAACTCCTCGGGTGTGAAACCGTTGTTTTCATATATTCTGGTGTTGTTAAATACCTCTAATAAGACTTGAACAAAACTATTCAAATCATCAATTCCATCAAACACATAGTCTGATTCCGTGAAATACTTTAAACACTCCACAGTATTGAAACCTTCATGTATCATTTCTTTGAGGTCGATCAGATCTCCATCAACACCCTCTAAGCCCTCTCCCCTTTCCATCAGGCGATTTTTTAGGATATACGCTTTCAGGTCAGCATAAGGTTTTAAAGGTTCGGTATAGTCGCCCGTTTCATATCGCAGAAACTCTTCTTTTTCGGGCAAATAACGCGGTTTCCCATTTTGCCTTTGCCGAATCGAAGACACATTTTCTTCATAGTCCATAAAACGCGGCTGAAAGGCAGGTCCGGAAATTATGTCTTTAAAGACAGAATATTCTACGTCGTTTGTTTTTTCTAATCTCCGGAGTGCCAATACAGCTTCTTCGGGATCTGTCTTAACATCTTCATAATGATTGAAAACCTCGACAAATTCGTCAACGCTTATCACACCGTAAAGAAATACCGAAGCCGTAGCGTACCTGGACAGCAGCTCCTTGCGATCTCTTTTGATCCTCCTGGTCGTCCCTCCTGCGCTTGCCTGTTGTCTTTCCATCATGAGCCCCCCTAAAGACCTTTCTTTCCTCTCTGGTATTATTTAAAGTTATCCTGATTGCAAATTTATTGTTGATTTCGGCAACATTTAAGGTTTGAGTGAAACTGTCTTCCTTGTGCTCACAAAAGTTCTTTTGCAATTCCAATAAGACGATCTGCATGATCAGCCATAAAGAGAGGAATGTTTAGCAGGTCGCCGTCAAATTTCAGGTTCTTTAGTGAGAGACGTACCCGTATGGATACTTTGTCTCCGTATTTTTCTTTGTATTGTTTCAGACTCCTGCTTTCCACATTATTCTCGGATTTTACTTCCACCGGAATGATCTCGTTATCTCTTTGTATGATGAAATCGACCTCATTGCGAGGATGGTCTGTTGCCCAATAACGGGGTACTGCCTCAAATTGATCCACAAATGACTGGAGGACATAGTTCTCACTGAGTGCTCCCTTGAACTCTGAGAAGAGCCTGCTGCCTTC from Synergistaceae bacterium DZ-S4 carries:
- a CDS encoding SEC-C metal-binding domain-containing protein, which produces MERQQASAGGTTRRIKRDRKELLSRYATASVFLYGVISVDEFVEVFNHYEDVKTDPEEAVLALRRLEKTNDVEYSVFKDIISGPAFQPRFMDYEENVSSIRQRQNGKPRYLPEKEEFLRYETGDYTEPLKPYADLKAYILKNRLMERGEGLEGVDGDLIDLKEMIHEGFNTVECLKYFTESDYVFDGIDDLNSFVQVLLEVFNNTRIYENNGFTPEELFKRSERTNLIPFSGKVFVRNKNHKVGRNDPCPCGSGKKYKKCCGR
- a CDS encoding DUF2000 domain-containing protein — encoded protein: MNGNVEKCVMIIDPELPTGVIANTTAILGMTLGKRFPEQVGNDVTDASEKTHLGIITVPVPILKGSREMLKELRENLYKTEFNDLTVVDFSDVAQGCITYDEYISKAAEIPEKDHVYLGLAICGDRKKVNKLTGSMPLLR
- a CDS encoding AraC family transcriptional regulator, with the translated sequence MQQETRTVKYDPELKVEAYSFMGIMQKFPNHFHDYYVIGFIESGERSLSCKNREYIVEPGDLLLFNPRDNHTCEQTDGKTLDYRCINVPPETMCKAAFEITGKEYLPSFSPTVVFRSDQVPLLRELHKIIMEEERDFRKEEIFFFLLEQLIEEHSEKETERPCPEESREIGIICSHLERNYMKNITLDELSELTGLSKYYLLRSFTKQRGISPYRYLETIRIDRAKKLLENGVLPIEAALQTGFTDQSHFTNFFKKFIGLTPRQYMNIFKDL